From Triticum aestivum cultivar Chinese Spring chromosome 4A, IWGSC CS RefSeq v2.1, whole genome shotgun sequence, a single genomic window includes:
- the LOC123086768 gene encoding F-box/kelch-repeat protein At2g44130: MMNPKSRVQEWEADHVELIPGMPDDVAVDCLARVPHGSYRSMRRVCRGWRSAAAAPEFALARAEAGANEDLVFLMQFGNPVAGDDGAPENAPAYGVAVYNVTTGEWHRESSAPPVPMFAQCAAVGTRVAVMGGWDPKTFEPVADVNVLDAATGVWRRGAPMRSARSFFACAEAGGKIYVAGGHDKLKNALKTAEAYDAEADGWDPLPDMSEERDECDGMATVAGDRFLAVSGYRTGRQGGFERDAEWFDPATREWRRLERVRAPPTAAHVVVRGRVWCIEGTAVMEWRGERRGWLEVGPYPPGLKAGTARAVAVGGGERVVVTGAIESEGGGGGHALWVFDVKSKNWTVVRPPPQFAGFVFSLASVRV; the protein is encoded by the coding sequence ATGATGAACCCAAAGAGCCGTGTCCAAGAGTGGGAGGCCGACCACGTCGAGCTCATCCCGGGGATGCCCGACGACGTCGCCGTCGACTGCCTGGCGCGCGTCCCGCACGGGTCCTACCGCTCGATGCGCCGCGTGTGCCGCGGCtggcggagcgccgccgccgccccggagttCGCCCTGGCGCGCGCCGAGGCCGGAGCCAACGAGGATCTGGTCTTTCTCATGCAGTTTGGCAACCCGGTGGCCGGGGACGACGGGGCGCCCGAGAACGCCCCGGCGTACGGCGTGGCCGTGTACAACGTCACCACCGGGGAGTGGCACCGCGAGAGCTCCGCCCCGCCGGTGCCGATGTTCGCCCAGTGCGCGGCCGTGGGCACCCGCGTCGCCGTGATGGGCGGCTGGGACCCCAAGACCTTCGAGCCCGTGGCGGACGTCAATGTGCTGGACGCCGCCACCGGCGTCTGGCGCCGCGGCGCGCCGATGCGGTCCGCGCGCTCCTTCTTCGCCTGCGCCGAGGCGGGCGGCAAGATCTATGTCGCCGGCGGGCACGACAAGCTCAAGAACGCGCTCAAGACGGCGGAGGCGTACGACGCTGAGGCCGACGGCTGGGACCCGCTGCCGGACATGTCGGAGGAGCGCGACGAGTGCGACGGCATGGCCACCGTCGCCGGCGACCGGTTCCTCGCCGTGAGCGGGTACCGCACGGGGCGCCAGGGAGGGTTCGAGCGGGACGCCGAGTGGTTCGATCCGGCGACCCGCGAGTGGCGCCGCCTGGAGCGCGTGCGCGCCCCGCCGACGGCGGCTCACGTGGTGGTGCGCGGCCGCGTGTGGTGCATCGAGGGCACGGCCGTGATGGAGTGGCGCGGGGAGCGCCGGGGCTGGCTCGAGGTGGGCCCCTACCCGCCTGGTCTCAAGGCCGGCACGGCGCGCGCGgtcgccgtcggcggcggcgagcgcgtgGTGGTCACCGGCGCCATCGAgtccgagggaggcggcggcgggcacgCGCTGTGGGTATTCGACGTCAAGTCCAAGAACTGGACCGTGGTGCGCCCTCCGCCGCAGTTCGCCGGCTTCGTCTTCTCCCTGGCCTCCGTCCGCGTGTGA